In a genomic window of Leifsonia xyli subsp. cynodontis DSM 46306:
- a CDS encoding ribonucleoside-diphosphate reductase subunit alpha has protein sequence MAITVVKRNGEREPYNANKINLAIEHAAAGLDENITWVTQIASELELTLFDGITTQQLDEAVIQVALQNVKDDPAFDIVAARLLLKTIYKRVLGDYADAAELVELHARHFRGYIERGVSETLLDSRFTALFDLDRLAGHLDPSRDELLKYIGVVTLNNRYGIKARNGDSLEVPQYFWMRIAMGLSLNETDPTSHAIAFYHKMSNLEYLAAGSTLVNAGTAYPQLSNCFVMEMQDDIEHIAKSVRDVMWLTKGTGGIGLSVTKLRSQGSPIRSNNTTSTGPIPFMHTIDSVLRAVSRGGKKFGALCFYMENWHLDFPEFLDLRQNSGDPYRRTRTANTAVWISDEFMKRVQNDEDWYLFDPLEVADLNELYGKAFSARYAEYVALAEAGELRMFKKIGARAQFKDILMSLQTTSHPWLTWKDTINNRALNNNTGTIHLSNLCTEITLPQDRDNVSVCNLASINLSRHLIDGKRANGLEMDWARLEESARQAVRQLDNLIDITVSSVSEADFSNQQNRAIGLGVMGFTDVVERLGYSYESEEAYALIDEIMEHVSYAAIDESADLAQERGAYPNFEGSRWSKGLVPYDSIALTEADRGTPITVDRTIRLDWDRLREKVKGGMRNATLMAIAPTASIGLVAGTTPGFDPQFSQIFSRSTSSGKFLEVNRNLVEALQQRGLWAETREAILRSQGDIQSIPAIPDEVKAAFKTSFQLSPHAFIEVAARAQKWIDQAISRNMYLETRDIGDMMDIYSAAWEKGVKTTYYLHMKPRHQAEQSTVKVNKAEEISGGRKGFASVGAGAPAPTEASPAPAPVAPARRGFGFGGLASGSAAGGESA, from the coding sequence GTGGCCATCACTGTCGTGAAGCGCAACGGCGAGCGGGAGCCGTACAACGCCAACAAGATCAACCTCGCGATCGAGCACGCTGCGGCGGGGCTGGACGAGAACATCACCTGGGTCACGCAGATCGCGAGCGAGCTCGAGCTGACCCTGTTCGACGGCATCACCACCCAGCAGCTCGATGAGGCGGTCATCCAGGTCGCGCTCCAGAATGTGAAGGACGACCCCGCCTTCGACATCGTCGCCGCCCGCCTCCTCCTCAAGACCATCTACAAGCGCGTCCTCGGCGACTACGCCGACGCCGCCGAGCTGGTCGAGCTGCACGCCCGTCACTTCCGCGGCTACATCGAGCGCGGGGTCTCCGAGACCCTCCTCGACTCGCGTTTCACCGCCCTCTTCGACCTCGACCGCCTCGCCGGCCACCTCGACCCCTCGCGCGACGAGCTGCTCAAGTACATCGGCGTCGTCACCCTCAACAACCGCTACGGCATCAAGGCGCGCAACGGCGACTCGCTCGAGGTTCCGCAGTACTTCTGGATGCGCATCGCCATGGGCCTCTCCCTCAACGAGACCGACCCGACGAGCCACGCCATCGCCTTCTACCACAAGATGTCGAATCTCGAATATCTCGCCGCCGGCTCCACCCTGGTCAACGCCGGCACCGCCTACCCGCAGCTCTCCAACTGCTTCGTCATGGAGATGCAGGACGACATCGAGCACATCGCGAAGTCGGTGCGCGACGTCATGTGGCTGACCAAGGGCACCGGAGGCATCGGCCTCTCCGTCACGAAGCTCCGCTCCCAGGGCTCCCCCATCCGCTCGAACAACACCACCTCGACCGGACCGATCCCGTTCATGCACACGATCGACTCGGTGTTGCGCGCCGTCAGCCGCGGCGGCAAGAAGTTCGGCGCGCTCTGCTTCTACATGGAGAACTGGCACCTGGACTTCCCGGAGTTCCTGGACTTGCGCCAGAACTCCGGCGACCCGTACCGCCGCACCCGCACCGCCAACACCGCGGTCTGGATCAGCGACGAGTTCATGAAGCGCGTCCAGAACGACGAGGACTGGTACCTCTTCGACCCGTTGGAGGTCGCCGACCTCAACGAGCTGTACGGCAAGGCCTTCTCCGCCCGGTACGCCGAGTACGTCGCGCTGGCCGAGGCCGGCGAGCTGCGCATGTTCAAGAAGATCGGCGCGCGCGCGCAGTTCAAGGACATCCTGATGAGCCTCCAGACCACCAGCCACCCGTGGCTGACCTGGAAGGACACCATCAACAACCGTGCCCTCAACAACAACACGGGCACCATCCACCTCTCGAACCTCTGCACCGAGATCACGCTGCCGCAGGATCGCGACAACGTCTCCGTCTGCAACCTGGCTTCGATCAACCTCTCGCGCCACCTGATCGACGGGAAGAGGGCCAATGGGCTCGAGATGGACTGGGCCCGCCTCGAGGAGAGCGCGCGTCAGGCGGTCCGCCAGCTGGACAACCTGATCGACATCACGGTGTCGAGTGTGTCGGAGGCGGACTTCTCGAACCAGCAGAACCGCGCGATCGGCCTCGGCGTCATGGGCTTCACCGATGTGGTGGAGCGTCTGGGCTACAGCTACGAGAGCGAAGAAGCCTACGCCCTCATCGACGAGATCATGGAGCATGTCTCCTACGCCGCTATCGACGAGAGCGCCGACCTCGCCCAGGAGCGCGGCGCGTACCCGAACTTCGAGGGCTCGCGCTGGTCGAAGGGCCTCGTGCCCTACGACTCGATCGCGCTGACCGAGGCCGACCGGGGCACCCCGATCACCGTGGACCGCACCATCCGCCTCGACTGGGACCGCCTGCGCGAGAAGGTCAAGGGCGGGATGCGCAACGCCACGCTCATGGCGATCGCCCCCACCGCCTCCATCGGCCTGGTCGCGGGCACCACGCCCGGGTTCGATCCGCAGTTTTCGCAGATCTTCAGCCGGTCGACCTCCTCGGGCAAGTTCCTCGAGGTCAACCGCAACCTGGTCGAGGCCCTGCAGCAGCGCGGCCTCTGGGCGGAGACCCGGGAGGCGATCCTGCGTTCGCAGGGCGACATCCAGAGCATCCCGGCCATCCCGGACGAGGTCAAGGCGGCGTTCAAGACGAGTTTCCAGCTCTCGCCGCACGCCTTCATCGAGGTCGCCGCGCGTGCCCAGAAATGGATCGACCAGGCCATCAGCCGCAACATGTACCTGGAGACCCGGGACATCGGCGACATGATGGACATCTACTCCGCGGCGTGGGAGAAGGGCGTCAAGACGACGTACTACCTCCACATGAAGCCGCGTCACCAGGCCGAGCAGTCGACCGTCAAAGTTAACAAGGCAGAAGAGATCTCGGGCGGCCGCAAGGGCTTCGCCAGCGTGGGCGCGGGTGCTCCCGCGCCCACCGAGGCCTCACCTGCGCCGGCCCCCGTCGCCCCGGCCCGTCGTGGCTTCGGCTTCGGCGGTCTGGCCTCCGGCAGCGCCGCGGGCGGTGAGAGCGCATGA
- a CDS encoding GNAT family N-acetyltransferase, with protein sequence MTPARPPFGPTAQTVPTAQTAHPTRVIVTRPDDPLAAPLVAELSREYDERYGLNDGIPSSAELSRYPAERFTAEQSGTFLLLLDAEGRTVAGGAFLREDDETVEVKRVWTHSGHRRRGLARRMMRELEAEAARRGARAMVLTTGARQPEAVGLYLSLGYAPLFDLDGDWEAVSSLRFRREL encoded by the coding sequence GTGACCCCCGCTCGCCCGCCGTTCGGCCCGACAGCGCAAACCGTCCCGACAGCGCAAACCGCCCACCCCACCCGTGTGATCGTCACCCGCCCCGACGACCCGCTCGCCGCGCCGCTCGTGGCGGAGCTGTCCCGCGAATACGACGAACGCTACGGGCTGAACGACGGCATCCCTTCCTCGGCCGAGCTGTCGCGGTATCCGGCCGAACGCTTCACCGCCGAGCAGAGCGGGACTTTCCTCCTGCTGCTGGATGCGGAGGGCCGCACGGTCGCCGGCGGCGCCTTCCTGCGCGAGGACGACGAGACGGTCGAGGTCAAACGGGTGTGGACGCACTCGGGGCACCGCCGCCGGGGTCTCGCCCGGCGGATGATGCGGGAGCTGGAAGCGGAGGCGGCGCGGCGCGGCGCGCGGGCGATGGTCCTGACGACCGGCGCGCGGCAGCCCGAGGCTGTGGGGCTGTACCTCTCCCTCGGCTACGCCCCGCTGTTCGACCTCGACGGGGACTGGGAGGCTGTGTCCTCCTTGCGATTCCGCAGAGAGCTGTAG
- a CDS encoding MFS transporter → MSTYSSLLRTPGVGRIIAAQLTARFPFGMLSLAFLLHIEHIHHSYGAAGLVLGAMSVGQAIAGPMTSRLMGVLGMRAVLWTTLLLCAAAVAAIGLLLMPIPLTMAVAFFAGLSMPPIQPAVRTIYPKMVNSRQLTPLFSLDASAQEIIWIAGPVAITFVSTQIGTVEGILMSVAIMLLGGFWFISSPEVGRVRIPRSKRRFGVVLSRPPVLLATVVGFLLIGSCAAVEAGVVATFGEGSPFAGIVLAIWSLGSLVGGLAFGHIPIGPWATARRMLIVFVGVLLSTFMLWSWWGLSLALIVAGLGIAPTLAVLFAIVSASVKFSDTAEAYGWVGTGQLIGAALGSALAGFLIDSSGPVGAFWIAGGFAFVGFLVPALAHRIHPDLRGRDASPLPDTEPVPVQPS, encoded by the coding sequence GTGAGCACCTATTCGAGCCTGTTGAGAACACCCGGGGTCGGGCGCATCATCGCCGCGCAGCTGACCGCCAGGTTCCCTTTCGGCATGCTCTCGCTGGCGTTCCTCCTGCACATCGAACACATCCACCACAGCTACGGCGCGGCCGGTCTCGTGCTCGGCGCGATGAGCGTCGGGCAGGCGATCGCCGGACCGATGACCAGCCGGCTGATGGGCGTGCTGGGCATGCGGGCGGTGCTCTGGACGACGCTGCTCCTGTGCGCGGCGGCCGTCGCCGCGATCGGCCTCCTGCTGATGCCGATCCCGCTCACGATGGCCGTCGCGTTCTTCGCCGGGCTCAGTATGCCGCCCATCCAGCCCGCGGTCCGCACGATCTATCCGAAGATGGTCAACTCGCGGCAGCTGACCCCGCTGTTCTCGCTCGACGCGTCCGCGCAGGAGATCATCTGGATCGCCGGTCCCGTCGCGATCACCTTCGTCTCGACTCAGATCGGCACGGTCGAGGGCATCCTGATGTCCGTGGCGATCATGCTGCTCGGCGGGTTCTGGTTCATCTCCTCCCCCGAGGTCGGGCGGGTGCGCATCCCGCGCAGCAAGCGGCGCTTCGGCGTGGTGCTCTCGCGCCCGCCAGTGCTGCTGGCGACGGTCGTCGGGTTCCTCCTCATCGGTTCCTGTGCGGCGGTCGAAGCCGGTGTGGTGGCGACCTTCGGCGAGGGGTCGCCGTTCGCGGGGATCGTGCTGGCGATCTGGTCGCTCGGTTCACTGGTGGGCGGCCTCGCGTTCGGGCACATCCCGATCGGACCGTGGGCGACGGCCCGCCGGATGCTGATCGTGTTCGTCGGCGTGCTGCTCTCCACTTTCATGCTGTGGTCGTGGTGGGGCCTCTCGCTCGCGCTCATCGTCGCCGGTCTCGGCATCGCGCCCACCCTGGCGGTGCTGTTCGCGATCGTGTCGGCGAGCGTGAAGTTCTCCGACACCGCGGAGGCCTACGGCTGGGTCGGCACCGGGCAGCTCATCGGAGCCGCTCTCGGCTCGGCGCTCGCGGGCTTCCTCATCGACAGCAGCGGCCCCGTCGGCGCGTTCTGGATCGCGGGCGGGTTCGCGTTCGTCGGCTTCCTCGTGCCAGCGCTCGCGCACCGCATCCACCCGGACCTGCGGGGACGCGACGCCTCGCCCCTCCCGGACACCGAGCCGGTGCCGGTGCAGCCGTCCTAG
- a CDS encoding tautomerase family protein gives MAQIVVYGVDAVLRKRVGALSDAIHSAAIEALGLPGDKRFHRFVPLERELFLAPPDRSDDYTIVEVSLFAGRSADVKKRFLRLLSERVSALGIAPADLEVTLTETPRENWLIRGLPADELTLPYRVALS, from the coding sequence ATGGCTCAGATCGTGGTGTACGGGGTGGATGCCGTCCTTCGGAAGCGAGTGGGCGCCCTGTCGGACGCGATCCACTCCGCGGCGATCGAGGCTCTCGGACTGCCCGGGGACAAGCGTTTCCACCGTTTCGTGCCGCTCGAGCGCGAGCTGTTCCTCGCGCCGCCGGACCGCAGCGACGACTACACGATCGTCGAGGTCAGCCTATTCGCCGGTCGCAGCGCCGATGTGAAGAAGCGCTTCCTGCGCCTCCTCTCCGAGCGGGTGAGCGCCCTCGGCATCGCACCGGCCGATCTGGAGGTGACCCTGACCGAGACCCCGCGCGAGAACTGGCTCATCCGCGGCCTCCCCGCCGACGAGCTGACCCTCCCCTACCGCGTCGCCCTCAGCTGA
- a CDS encoding signal peptidase I: protein MTAARHHTSARGVRRMVVVSGDRRVFRGVVVVWVVTANVCRAIVWCLVGLLVWGIAPFAIGWHATTVMSGSITPAIRAGDLVVIRPVSAGQLRAGQVVQFDDPDNPGRLRLHRLVKIQGDTLTTKGDANAHSDSSPVTAGMVHGVGVLRVPGVGIPVKAFAEHNYLLLAVLVLAVLALLVGTRLDHAYDWLPTDDGPEEEPTRETPTPATNHNHDHDHDHDGLEDLLELVDLAASRNTTHDASP, encoded by the coding sequence ATGACCGCTGCCAGGCATCACACGAGCGCCCGCGGTGTTCGCCGCATGGTTGTTGTCTCCGGTGACAGGCGCGTCTTTCGGGGCGTGGTGGTTGTCTGGGTGGTCACGGCGAATGTGTGCAGAGCGATCGTGTGGTGCCTGGTGGGTTTGCTGGTGTGGGGGATCGCCCCGTTCGCGATCGGTTGGCATGCGACCACGGTGATGTCGGGCTCGATAACACCGGCGATCCGTGCGGGGGACCTCGTCGTCATCCGCCCGGTATCGGCCGGTCAGCTCCGGGCGGGTCAGGTGGTCCAGTTCGATGACCCCGACAATCCCGGCCGGTTGCGGTTGCACCGGTTGGTGAAGATCCAGGGCGACACCCTGACCACCAAAGGCGACGCGAACGCCCACTCCGATTCCTCACCGGTCACCGCGGGCATGGTCCATGGTGTCGGGGTGCTCCGTGTGCCCGGGGTCGGTATTCCGGTGAAAGCGTTCGCCGAACATAACTACCTCCTCCTCGCCGTCCTTGTCCTCGCCGTTCTCGCCCTCCTTGTGGGAACCCGCCTCGATCACGCATACGACTGGCTCCCCACCGATGACGGACCCGAGGAAGAACCGACCCGGGAAACCCCGACACCGGCAACCAACCACAACCACGACCACGACCACGACCACGACGGTCTCGAGGACCTCCTCGAGCTGGTCGATCTGGCCGCCTCCCGCAACACCACCCACGATGCCTCCCCCTAA
- a CDS encoding sulfurtransferase — translation MTSPLVSASDLAVALAGPRPPVVLDVRWKLGGPPGAGEYAKGHLPSAVYVDLDTELAGHGAPTDGRHPLPPIAVFEAAARRWGVRHGEAVVVYDDVSGLSAARAWWLLRHAGVEDVRVLDGGLRAWEGALSTEDAHPERGDVSLSYGALPTLDADGAAAVARDGVLLDARAGERYRGEAEPVDPRAGHIPGAVSAPTAGNVGPDGRMLAPAALAERFAALGVRPEASVGVYCGSGVTAAHEALALEAAGLPMPALYPGSFSAWSNDPAREVAAGAEP, via the coding sequence GTGACCTCTCCACTCGTCTCCGCCTCCGACCTCGCCGTCGCTCTGGCCGGACCCCGCCCGCCCGTCGTCCTCGACGTGCGCTGGAAGCTCGGCGGACCGCCCGGAGCCGGCGAATACGCGAAGGGACACCTCCCCTCCGCGGTCTACGTCGACCTCGACACCGAGCTGGCCGGCCACGGCGCGCCGACCGACGGGCGGCATCCCCTGCCGCCGATCGCGGTGTTCGAGGCGGCGGCGCGCCGCTGGGGAGTGCGCCACGGGGAGGCGGTCGTCGTCTACGACGATGTCTCCGGCCTCTCGGCGGCCCGCGCGTGGTGGCTGCTCCGGCACGCGGGGGTCGAGGACGTCCGCGTGCTCGACGGTGGCCTGCGAGCGTGGGAGGGGGCGCTCTCGACGGAGGACGCGCACCCGGAGCGGGGCGATGTCTCGCTGAGCTACGGCGCGCTCCCGACGCTCGACGCGGACGGCGCGGCCGCGGTCGCCCGCGACGGGGTGCTCCTCGACGCCCGCGCGGGGGAGCGTTACCGGGGAGAGGCCGAACCCGTGGACCCGAGGGCCGGGCACATTCCGGGGGCCGTCAGCGCTCCGACGGCCGGCAATGTCGGGCCGGACGGGCGCATGCTCGCCCCGGCTGCGCTCGCCGAGCGGTTCGCCGCCCTGGGGGTGAGGCCGGAGGCGTCGGTGGGCGTGTACTGCGGGTCGGGCGTCACTGCCGCGCACGAGGCTTTGGCGCTGGAGGCCGCGGGGCTGCCGATGCCGGCGCTGTACCCGGGCTCGTTCTCGGCGTGGTCGAACGACCCGGCGCGGGAGGTCGCGGCTGGAGCCGAGCCGTGA
- a CDS encoding amino acid ABC transporter permease, which produces MPTPAGQGTPAALATGPVPSTAGAPPPELIKAVKLKHPWRILFAVLLILLLVWFIVDASQRSAYGWQYVGKYVFDKRISAAALVTLQLTVSSMVIGVVLGLVLAVMRLSPNPVVAAVAWLYLWIFRGTPVYVQLVFWGLFALIYPTIVLGVPWTDIGFDVSLGFMANAFVIAIIGLALNEAAYMAEIVRAGLLSVDAGQEAARALGMSWWQTMTRIVIPQAMRVIIPPTGNEVISMLKTTSLVAAIPLTTDLYGVARDISAVTYTPIPLLIVASLWYLLFTSLLIVGQRFLEKRFSRGVSVRRPDRSETVATGAVPAADAPAGDDLGGRG; this is translated from the coding sequence ATGCCCACTCCCGCGGGTCAGGGCACTCCTGCCGCTCTGGCGACGGGGCCGGTCCCGTCGACGGCCGGCGCCCCGCCGCCGGAACTGATCAAAGCCGTCAAACTCAAGCACCCGTGGCGGATTCTCTTCGCCGTGCTGCTCATCCTGCTGCTGGTCTGGTTCATCGTGGACGCTTCCCAGCGCTCGGCCTACGGCTGGCAGTACGTCGGCAAATACGTCTTCGACAAGCGCATCAGCGCCGCTGCGCTCGTCACTCTCCAGCTGACGGTCTCCTCGATGGTCATCGGCGTCGTCCTGGGCCTTGTGCTCGCCGTGATGCGCCTCTCCCCGAACCCGGTGGTCGCAGCGGTCGCCTGGCTGTACCTGTGGATCTTCCGCGGGACCCCCGTCTACGTGCAGCTGGTCTTCTGGGGCCTGTTCGCGCTGATCTACCCGACGATCGTCCTCGGCGTGCCGTGGACGGACATCGGGTTCGACGTGAGCCTGGGCTTCATGGCCAACGCGTTCGTCATCGCGATCATCGGTCTGGCGCTCAACGAAGCCGCCTATATGGCCGAGATCGTCCGCGCCGGACTCCTCTCTGTCGACGCGGGGCAGGAGGCGGCCAGGGCGCTCGGGATGTCGTGGTGGCAGACCATGACCCGGATCGTCATTCCGCAGGCCATGCGCGTCATCATCCCGCCGACCGGCAATGAGGTCATCTCGATGCTGAAGACCACCTCGCTGGTGGCGGCCATCCCCTTGACGACCGATCTGTACGGTGTCGCGCGGGACATCTCCGCGGTGACGTACACGCCCATCCCGCTGCTGATCGTGGCGTCGCTGTGGTATCTGCTGTTCACCTCGCTGCTGATAGTCGGGCAGCGCTTCCTCGAGAAGCGGTTCTCGCGCGGCGTCAGCGTCCGCCGCCCCGACCGCTCCGAGACCGTCGCCACCGGTGCTGTCCCGGCGGCCGACGCTCCGGCCGGCGACGATCTGGGAGGCAGAGGATGA
- a CDS encoding ribonucleotide-diphosphate reductase subunit beta, whose protein sequence is MGILGTGIEEGLLLKPVTYQWAMDLYDQAVANTWFPNEIQLGEDIADFKKMTDEERHAVTFLMSYFNPNELLVNKALAFGVYPYINAAEAHLYLAKQMWEEANHCMSFEYVLETFPIDREQAYNSHVDVPSMARKEEFEVRFIKRMTEQALDITTTEGKQDFIRNLIAYNVILEGIWFYSGFMVALSFRQRNLLRNFGSLIDWVVRDESLHLKFGINLILAVLEENPDLQTPEFATEIRQMILDAVEMEEQYNRDLLPGGILGLNANYINQYVRYLADRRLEELGFEAEYKVSNPAKWMATANDTLELVNFFESTNTSYESNAKASTGR, encoded by the coding sequence ATGGGCATCCTGGGCACCGGCATCGAAGAGGGTCTCTTGCTCAAGCCGGTCACGTACCAGTGGGCGATGGACCTCTACGACCAGGCCGTCGCGAACACCTGGTTCCCGAACGAGATCCAGCTCGGCGAGGACATCGCGGACTTCAAGAAGATGACCGATGAGGAGCGTCACGCGGTCACCTTCTTGATGAGCTACTTCAACCCGAACGAGCTCTTGGTGAACAAAGCTCTCGCGTTCGGCGTCTACCCCTACATCAACGCGGCCGAGGCGCACCTCTACCTCGCCAAGCAGATGTGGGAGGAGGCCAACCACTGCATGTCGTTCGAGTATGTCCTCGAGACCTTCCCGATCGACCGCGAACAGGCTTACAACTCCCATGTGGACGTGCCCTCGATGGCGCGCAAGGAGGAGTTCGAGGTCCGTTTCATCAAGCGGATGACCGAGCAGGCGCTCGATATCACGACGACCGAAGGCAAGCAGGACTTCATCCGCAACCTCATCGCGTACAACGTGATCCTGGAGGGCATCTGGTTCTACTCGGGCTTCATGGTCGCGCTCTCGTTCCGCCAGCGGAACCTGCTGCGCAACTTCGGCTCGCTCATCGACTGGGTGGTGCGCGACGAGTCGCTGCATCTGAAGTTCGGCATCAACCTCATCCTCGCCGTGCTGGAAGAGAACCCGGATCTGCAGACGCCGGAGTTCGCCACCGAGATCCGCCAGATGATCCTGGACGCGGTGGAAATGGAGGAGCAGTACAACCGCGACCTCCTGCCCGGCGGCATCCTGGGTCTCAACGCCAACTACATCAACCAGTACGTCCGGTACCTGGCCGACCGCCGTCTGGAGGAGCTCGGCTTCGAGGCCGAGTACAAGGTCTCCAACCCGGCCAAATGGATGGCGACCGCCAACGACACCCTGGAACTGGTCAACTTCTTCGAGTCGACCAACACCTCGTACGAGTCGAACGCGAAAGCGTCGACCGGCCGCTGA
- a CDS encoding amino acid ABC transporter ATP-binding protein: protein MSDPAPLVKAEGVSKSFGSNQVLTSISLSVNPGEVLCIIGPSGSGKSTFLRCINHLERVDAGRLSVDGEVVGYRQHGDKLYELKPKEANRQRREIGMVFQRFNLFPHMTALENIVEAPIRVKGLPKARAVERANELFARVGLAEKGGHYPSQLSGGQQQRVAIARALAMDPKLMLFDEPTSALDPELVGEVLEIMKGLAASGMTMIVVTHEMGFAREVADALVFMDGGVVVESGAPREVLANPQHQRTRSFLSKVL, encoded by the coding sequence ATGAGCGACCCCGCACCCCTGGTGAAAGCGGAGGGCGTCTCCAAGAGCTTCGGCTCGAACCAGGTGCTCACCTCGATCTCGCTGTCCGTGAATCCGGGCGAGGTGCTCTGCATCATCGGTCCCTCCGGCTCGGGCAAGTCGACCTTCTTGCGCTGCATCAACCATCTGGAGCGTGTGGACGCCGGCCGGCTGTCCGTCGACGGCGAGGTCGTCGGCTACCGCCAGCACGGCGACAAGCTCTACGAGCTGAAGCCGAAGGAAGCGAACCGGCAGCGTCGTGAGATCGGGATGGTGTTCCAGCGCTTCAACCTGTTCCCGCACATGACCGCGCTCGAGAACATCGTCGAGGCGCCGATCCGTGTGAAGGGTCTCCCGAAGGCCCGAGCCGTCGAGCGCGCGAACGAGTTGTTCGCTCGCGTCGGCCTGGCCGAGAAGGGCGGCCACTACCCGTCGCAGCTCTCCGGCGGCCAGCAGCAGCGCGTCGCTATCGCCCGCGCGCTCGCGATGGACCCGAAGCTCATGCTTTTCGACGAGCCCACCTCGGCGCTCGACCCGGAACTCGTGGGCGAAGTGCTGGAGATCATGAAGGGTCTCGCGGCCTCCGGCATGACGATGATCGTCGTCACTCACGAGATGGGCTTCGCCCGCGAGGTCGCGGACGCGCTCGTCTTCATGGACGGCGGTGTCGTCGTCGAGTCCGGCGCCCCGCGCGAGGTGCTGGCGAACCCCCAGCACCAGCGCACCCGCAGCTTCCTCTCCAAAGTCCTCTAA
- a CDS encoding extracellular solute-binding protein has product MRIRRRLSVLSAVAAVVLLAGCATGPTSGESRGSITVWLMKSTQPPMEGFYADLARAFERKTGGATVTIQEVAWADAKNRFQTAIAGGTTPDVAEIGNTWTPEYADAGVLVPLTDRVRKAGMEKDMVAGLRESGELDGELYGMPFYTAIRALMYRTDILQGLGLSAPTSWDELVTIAAAVTAAHPGLIAFPVPGDAEFSAYPWVWGAGGEIATQAADGTWTSRLDSAESREGLRFYTDLALAHGFSTAGAATWKETDVLDHFAQGEAAMAIQGSWTIGSVTSKRWFQ; this is encoded by the coding sequence ATGAGAATCCGTCGTCGTCTTTCCGTCCTTTCGGCGGTCGCAGCGGTCGTTCTCCTCGCGGGGTGTGCGACCGGTCCGACCTCCGGCGAGAGCCGCGGCTCGATCACTGTCTGGCTGATGAAGAGCACCCAGCCGCCGATGGAGGGCTTCTATGCCGATCTGGCGCGTGCGTTCGAGCGCAAGACCGGCGGCGCGACCGTGACGATCCAGGAGGTCGCCTGGGCGGATGCCAAGAACCGCTTCCAGACGGCCATCGCCGGTGGGACCACGCCGGATGTCGCCGAGATCGGCAACACCTGGACACCCGAGTACGCCGACGCCGGCGTGCTGGTGCCGCTCACCGACCGGGTGCGGAAGGCCGGGATGGAGAAAGACATGGTCGCCGGCCTCCGTGAGTCTGGCGAGCTCGACGGCGAGCTGTACGGGATGCCGTTCTACACGGCGATCCGCGCTTTGATGTACCGCACCGACATCCTGCAGGGGCTCGGCCTCTCGGCGCCGACCAGCTGGGATGAGCTGGTGACCATAGCCGCGGCCGTCACGGCGGCGCATCCCGGGCTGATCGCGTTCCCGGTGCCTGGGGACGCGGAGTTCTCCGCTTACCCGTGGGTGTGGGGCGCGGGCGGCGAGATCGCGACGCAGGCGGCGGACGGAACCTGGACGAGCCGGCTCGACTCTGCCGAGTCCCGCGAGGGGTTGCGGTTCTACACCGACCTGGCGCTGGCGCACGGCTTCTCTACCGCGGGCGCGGCCACCTGGAAGGAGACGGATGTGCTCGACCACTTCGCCCAGGGCGAGGCGGCCATGGCCATCCAGGGTTCGTGGACCATCGGCAGCGTGACCTCTAAGAGATGGTTTCAGTAG
- a CDS encoding PLP-dependent cysteine synthase family protein, which yields MTALATSRLSPGEVCDSVAALIGNTPLVELRSLTAGLKARILVKLEGRNPGGFSKDRTALSMIRTAEASGALAPGATIVEATSGNTGIGLALIGRLTGYPVIIVHSADISNEKRKVLAAYGARLVEAVWDAAPDDPANPRAVADRIAQEIPGAWRPAQFANTANPAA from the coding sequence ATGACCGCACTTGCCACTTCGCGCCTTTCGCCGGGCGAGGTCTGCGATTCGGTGGCGGCGCTGATCGGGAACACGCCGCTCGTGGAACTGCGCTCGCTCACCGCCGGTCTGAAGGCGCGCATTCTGGTGAAGCTGGAGGGGCGCAATCCGGGCGGTTTCTCCAAAGACCGAACCGCGCTGAGTATGATCCGCACCGCGGAGGCTTCCGGCGCCCTCGCTCCCGGCGCGACGATCGTGGAGGCGACGAGCGGGAACACCGGGATCGGACTGGCGCTGATCGGGCGGCTGACGGGGTATCCCGTGATCATCGTCCACAGCGCGGACATCTCGAACGAGAAACGGAAGGTGCTCGCCGCGTACGGCGCGCGGCTGGTCGAGGCCGTGTGGGACGCCGCTCCGGACGATCCGGCGAACCCCCGGGCCGTCGCGGATCGGATCGCCCAGGAGATCCCCGGCGCGTGGCGGCCGGCGCAGTTCGCGAACACAGCCAACCCGGCGGCCTAA